The DNA window CAGTTTGAACAGGCTACTTTGGCAGACCTTCTAGTACCTTCttacaataaaaatgaaactttGTTTGATGTGGATCTTGTTCAGAGACTTCTCGAGCATTTTCTGGTTCAAGAACAAACAGAAAGTTCAAGTCCAAGCAGACAAACATTTTCTGACAAAAATATGCACGATGGAACTCAAAGGAGTGCTAATACAAGTTCCAAAATGAGAGTAGCAAGGCTTGTTGACAGTTATCTTACAGAGGTGTCAAGAGATAGAAACCTTTCACTGACGAAGTTCCAGGTACTGGCAGAAGCTTTGCCTGAATCCGCAAGGACCTGCGACGATGGACTCTATAGAGCAATCGATTCTTATCTTAAGGTAATTCCTTTCCTTCTCCTTATTTGTATTTAcagaatttatttttaggaCTCTATAAGTAAGAAGCCTCGTTCAAATTTGAGCTTTAGGTACTTGAAATAGAGAGTGCTGATTAGAGGTCTAGAAACAGGACCAAATTGTGCATGTGAACCTGTTGATAAGTAGGCATACCAGTGCATAGATGTAGACAAAGAGCATATGATAAttggaaataaattataaatttgaaaaagacaTACCCTCAGGTCAAAGAGGAAGAAGACATACTATCACATATAATGGTCCCCCCTGTAAAACCATGACCACAGGCAGACATTTTTTTCCATCATAATCAGATATAGCTCATCAGGACAACGAAAGCAGTAACaatgtcaaaaatgaatttatcagCTTGAAGGAGTTGGCAGAAAGCTATTGCTAATTAAGAAACTGATATGTGATAAGGAATTAGTAGAAATGTAAGCCTAGTTTCATGAAGAAAGCTTcaaaggaaagaaattaaattatagttCAAGTATTCTATACTTTGGCCATATGTTAAGCaatttgaaaatgcaaatttctttttttgaaatactTTCTGGATCACTATTCAATAGGCTCATCCATCATTATCTGAGCATGAAAGGAAGCGCCTCTGTCGGGTGATGGACTGCCAAAAACTCTCAATTGATGCTTGCATGCATGCTGCTCAAAATGAAAGACTACCGCTTAGAGTTGTAGTCCAAGTACTCTTTTCTGAGCAGGTGAAAATAAGCAATTCATTAGCAAACAATACTCTGAAAGAATCTAGTGAAGCTCAGTACCAGCCTATGATATCAAACAGAAAAACTCTACTTGAAGGGACACCACAGTCATTCCAAGAAGGATGGGCAACAGCTAAGAAGGACATTAACACTCTCAAGTTTGAACTCGAAACCGTGAAGGCTAAATACCTTGAGCTCCAGAATGACATGGATAATTTGCAGAGAAAGTTTGATAAGATGACAAATAAGAAACAAACATCAGCATGGACCACAGGGTGGAAGAAACTTGGCAAATTTACCAAGATGACAAATTTGGAAAACAACGAAATCGGGTCTCAGGTTGCAGCTCCTGAAGAACAGACTAGAAAGACACCTGGAAGATGGAGAAATTCTATTTCCTAAGAGATGATGCAgttcattttgattttgtgttccTGCTGctcacttttttcttctttgtttcgtTTTAAGTGCAGgattttctttcctcttctttttcttcaatttttagaaattaccTCCAAAAATCTAGCATAAGTACAATTTATTACCAAAATCTGCTTTTGTATCCTCTATGAGTTTGTTAATTCTCCATTCAAGAGCACTTGGTTTTCAAAGGAAGACGTCTAATTGTGATTCACTGGATGTACTACATAATGCCAGTACATTTACATACTTCCCCCATGCTCTCAGTagattaacttggtaaaaaccCCAGATAAAAGTAAAGAAGATCAAAGGTTAAACAGTTGAGAAGAAATATCCTGTGAGACAATAATGCTAGACTATGGTTCGGCAGGCTATCAAGTTAACCTGCCAGATTGGGCCGAATTTTATAACTGCGATAGCAAGCATCTTTGTCAACAAAAGGTGAGCAACCATGAATTTGTTGCAGGTTCCAGTCAATTtagtaggggtgattattttcggttcggtttggtttttatcaaaaaataaaaaccaaatcaaaattttttttttaaaaaaaccgaaaccggttcaaaccgaccggtttcggttcggttttttaggacaaaaaccagttcaaaccggtttggttcagtttttccggtttggctcggttttctccagtttggctcggtttttttctggttttggctcggtttttccggtttggctcggttttttcggtttcggtacggttcggtttggttttttcagttttttgcttataaaaccgaaccggccggttttttcaaaattttaataggattaatcggttttttttcagtttggttttttcggttatttgttttccagttttctcggtttaatcagtttttcggtttttttgctcacccctacaatttagattattttttaggtagggttttttttatgttattttgatttgtttatggaaggattaaaaaagagattagggtttataaagatttgaaatttatgttgttaagattgatttatgattattatgagTTTAAGGTTAAGTGATTGATTTTGGAtgtgttgttaaaaataaagatttgtgAATTGATTTGTTATGGATTAAGAAATTTGTTTCAACTTTACTGGAAAATCTAAACAGAGTggtcttgaggttgaagatgatgaaattttattttgatcatagATTTATGAGAAATTAACTCCTGAAATGTATTTTGGAATTCTTGGCAGTATTCTTATGAGGTTAAAGATGATGAATCTCggtttgatatttgatttgtgtaatttttagtttagtCCCTCCTTTTTTGGAGATTTACAGTTTAGTCCTTAAACTTTGGAAAATCATAATTGGGTCCCTTGAATGTAAATTGAGATTCTAGATGGAATTCAAGATGGATTATGGGTGAAATTTCAATATGGTTATGTATTTCTGACATTTATAGTTTGGTCATCCAATTatggtaaaattatattttggtccttgatttctaaaaattagcattttagtccctaaacttaaGAGACTAAACCTGGTTTTCTCTTACACATTGGAgtcttttatttgtgttgttttttagtatattatgTATATTTGTTGTAGATACTTCTAATGATCCTAAATAGAATTTTTCAGTCTTTTATCTGATATTCCTTTTACTTCTATATTTTCCGAGTgagtgagataatttttaatatgcatgtaatataaataaatatctatattgattatatgatgagtaaaactagttaatttcttgaatatttatatttgttgctttattttctGAGTACTAATTTATTCTTGGATTTGCACtcgtattttattaaattaaattctatttgatatgatatacatTGCTTTGATAATTATACGAATATCTATTATGTCTTGATATAGGACTTGTCAGTAACTTTATACTAATGGAGAGTAGTTGATCTATGTGCATGTGGTGTTTTGTATACCTAGCTAGTGAGAGAGTCATCAGCTTATGACGACTGATCCTCCTACAATGATCATCTTTAGgtgtcatctgatctctgacatATATTCCACTATTTTATGACAATATGcttaatgtgtgtgtgtatcaaaataaatcgacttgcaaactattaatatctaaaatgtttattaaatattattctctcactgagttggttgaactcacctcttatttttaatattatttcaggattTTAGTTTCTGTTAGCAGGTAGATTTTGTTGAAtacccttgtttttttaattttggtcggTATGTCTTACTTGTTTCGCGAGACTTTccttttaagttttgatttgatGTCATAAATATTCCACTATTAAACtgttttaattaaagttttgattttgacaatgtaatgagtattatagattattttaaagtgatatttgattttattggttttatgtaatatattttgaaaatttatgaattaCTGTAACAATTCTAAACAGTTTTGTTTATGATACGTATGTTCTGAGGTTTAGTATAAATAGGATGTTTTTATAGCACCGTTCTTGTGTTGGCGGTCATAGACCGGGTCGTGACACCAGCAGTGGATGCATCATGTATGTGGCTGTTAAAATCAGGCATTTCACTAACAGAGTACAGGATTTTCAAACTGTTTTATCCAAGATGAATGATGATACTAAAATCTGTGCCTGAAAACATGATTTAAGATGCTAACCACCACACATGGCCCATCTGATGTACTGGACTGACATCTGCCAGAGATCTATGAATGTACTTGCAGGGAAAATTTATAGCATTCATAAAAAGGGCATCTTGAAAGGATCCTCTATTGGAAGGAGTTGCTCCAAGGTTCCTATCAAGTGACTAGAATGGCCACTGAAAGGACATAGACTTAGCCCACACTGATGTAGTTTCCAGGATTCTGTGGTTCAACTGCAAAGGATTTGAGCTTCTGATTGTCAGTAATGTTTACGTATAGTGTTAGATTGAAAGGACCTATGTTTCCGCATGAAATCCAGAAGTATGAAAGAGGAAATGAGTGATAATAAAAGAGTTCACAATTGTGATTCTATGGGACCACAGCTTCAAGCTGATACAGATTATACTGGAAAAGGtaagaaacaaacacaaagaaGCAATCCATGCTTTCAATCATATCTCgttttacatgaaaaaactgTTACTGATGTAATATGTCGAGGCAAGAGACTCAAAATGACAGAATTCATGTACCAGACAAACGTAAACATCGACGATTATTCGCTAGGCACTCACCTAACAGGTTTGAACAGTACTATTGACGTTGATATACTTAATGCACTTCCACATTTAGAGGCAAATAATGGTAGGCATCGCTGAGATATGGTTCTGAAGAACTGCCTTCAACTTCCAAGTCAGAACTCATGTTTATGGGCGGAAAGCAGTAGGTCCCATGGTACCTAAATCATGTAGGATTAGGGATAGTGACAAGAGTAATAATGGTGTTGCATTATTTTCAATCCTGGAGAAAATACGTTGCTGATCTTGGATATAATAGGCACTAATTGAAGATTATGTTCCACTGTCATTGGTTCGACTATTATGACAAAATCCTCATACAAACCTAGGTGATATTGAAACTATGTAGATGCAGAGTGACAATTTTAGAGATGAAGAGTGCCTAATCAAGTAGCAAATTGACTGGAAGAATATAATGGGACTTCTAATCACTGTTCAGGAAACtcattatcattaattaaaataaatttgaattcagCACAAGCACAAGCTCTGCACAATTTGTAAGACAAAAATCTTTTCAGCAATCTAGAGTGCACTATTTCTGTCCTTAATTCAGATGCCAGCATTTACATTCAGAAGAAGCTGAAGGCAGTGGTATTTTGAAAGTGGCTTTAAAAACATAGCCGGGAGACAAAATTAGGTGCCAGTGTGGCCATTTACAGAAGCAATTGCTTTTTAAGTGGCACCAATAACTAGCAGAGTGACAACATCACCAGCATGGAATTGTTCCCACAGAATCTTTGTTCAACAATGGTGTGAACAGAAGGATTAGAGAATATGTGCTGCAAGAGAATTCAATGTCATACCAAAGCACTAGGCCAGTTATAGTCAAAGAGTAGAGTAAATGTTGTAGGTAAAATACCAAAAGCGGTGAAGATTCAATGAAAGGATGCAAAAATCAAACCTGGCCCAGATAGTGGAGTTGACTAGCAAGGTATTTGGACCTGTTTGTCAGAAAgaataattcaacatttttGACAGAGATATCTCAAACTCACAGCAGGAATGCCTCAAATCTTCCACAAGGTATTGACCTGAGACGATCAAGACACTTAATCTTCTAAAacgcaaaaaaaatcaatgaacatTGAGTAAGTTGTTGGAAATATTCACTCATTACATTATGAGAATATCCATGTAAGTCCATGGAAAGAAATCCTCTTTGAAAGTTAATTTCAGGACCAATAACACTATGACTACTATCTTCCGATCTCTGACGTAATATCCTGACAACAAATTTCATAGGCTGATATTCTTCTCAGATCATCATTCCACAAGCACAGTAATTAACCAAAATGCAATTCTTGGACAAATGGGAATTTAGCCGGTTTTCTTcgttaaaaaaacatctcaattCAAAACTTAAATGGTTAGGTGAAgcacatgaaaaaacaaaaaagaaaataaaattcccCGAATATTAATGCATTTCACCTGATATTTTCTTCAAGAATTTACACAAAAACAACTCCAGTTTCTAGCTTCTGATTCTATACAGGCCACGCTGGTCTTTTGATCATTGTTTGCTATGCCCTATAGCTTATGAAGTAACCAacccaatttaatattttaacaatCTGAAGTTCAAATGCCATAGTTTCCAAATATCTGCACAGGTTTATTTGTTTGGTTACAAGGGAGAGGCTCGAGTCGGAGTCCTCTTAAGGAAGAGGGATATGGATACAGATTGAGCTAGAAGCTCACAGACGCTTATAAAAATTACATCTGGCAACCTAGCACTTAATCAGATATTGCAAGACTGGCCATCACCACTTAATTCATCTAACTTAACAAGTCAATAACAAGAGTAAAAAGCCATCAGAATGTGCTTAATATAAACAATTATTCATGTCTTTGAACAAATATAATTCGTTTAAATCATTTCAATGAATGTAGTCAGTTTCAGACTGCATTGTGTTGTCATCAAAGTGTAGCAGACTTGACTGAATTTCTCTGAAACTACTCCTCATGCAAGCGAATGTCAGCATGAGAGTTGAAACTCAAAAGTGGGGCACCTCTGAGTGCTCATCAAGGAGACAAGACTTGGTGCCTTCACTGTATCCATACATGAAGCACTTGCATGATCTACTGTTCCTTAATTCTTATCCACTCTAAAGAGAAAGGGGCCATAGGGCACCATTGTCTTGCAATGATGCAGCATTAGAGCATATAATCTTTGACAAAACTTTTGCTACACctatataaaaacaagaaattattacATGAGACCAAATATAACCTCTACATAACAAAggctataaaatataaaaaatgttcttGAAGTACTAGTCAAACGggcaattttatttatttagcttcAAAAGTACTAGTGATTGTTCGTGAGTGTTTggaagtaaaataattttttttagatatattttatttaagaaattatcaaattgatttttttaaaatattttttttatgtgtttgtgtcaaaaaataaaaatcattctaatattttttaaaataaaaaacaatctacaccacaataccaaatttaattaatatcagaAAAACCTCGACCAAAAACTAGAAGATTTGGCTTGGGATTAGATTCTGAACCGTGTATCTATCCATCTCTTGGCAGTGTTATTTGCACTCTCCTAATGAGATATATATCAATGCCTTCGCATTCTTGCAAATGAACggtagaaaaattattatatttatcatgGTAATGATATTTGTTGAGTTTCATACGTGAGCAAGGAATACACGAGATGCCcccaaaattcattattttaggCTTTTAAGTTATGTCTAATCTTGTGAGTAAGTCCTCACACATACAGGCTAGGTACAGGCCTAAGCGACCTCGACCAATACAAATCTCCCCAACAATAGTACTGACAAATCTTGTCTGCACCATTGTTGGTTCTTTCACTTGACAAACTTGGTAAACCAGTGTAACATGTCGCGGTGAGCTTCTTCAGCACTCTTAACAGCCGGTTCATCCTCGACATTGTAACGAACTGTCCATCCATGACTGACACCAGGGAATATTTTCAAAAGGCTAGCAAGCTGCAAAACAGAGGAATCAAACATTAGCATACAATTTAGAGCATCAATAGTAAGGGAAATAGAAGAATCATCGTTAGCTTTTGGGTCAAAACATGTCATTTCAACATGGCATGGAATGATCAAAGACACAAGTCCCTTTCCTTCTACCCAAAATGTTAGATCATGCTAGTTAGCATAGTTATACGAAACCAGTGACCTGGTCTAAGATTTGAATTTGGGTCATGAGTTGGATGGATTATCTTATAGGTTGGGtttgttggatttttattttatttttttgtttaaaataatatcattttggataaaagaaattaaaaaaaaaaatgttggtcgAAACCCAACTCGACACTGAATTCTGGGAAGTCACTGGGTCGACCTGTAAAGATAGGTCAGATTTgataattaactatgttaattATTACAAGTGATGAGGTGAAAAATGTTTCATAATATTATCTCCTTATACCACATAACCTCTATCAGATAATCGCCAATCTTTAGGTTGAGGACTCATTACCTGAGATTTTGCGGATAAAATTTCTCCAAATTCCTTCAATTGTTCTGGCGGAGAATAATGGTCAATTTCAGCTCCAAGAACAGCAATTGGAATCTTTACCTCtgaaacaatataatatatttgtcATCAATTGTAATGCATAAATATCTGTTATTTCCTATTTATCCTAAATCATTTCATAATCACAAAGAAACGAGGGAAGAACCTTACCTCTAATTTCATCAATGGTAAGTGGACCAGGATGCAATATAACTGCAGCTTGAATATCATTAGAACTGGCTAATTTCACTGCCACGTTCCCTGAAACAAATATGAATAATCAAATACTACAAGCCAAGTTGATCCTTCCAGTCCAGTAGATAAGAGCTTGTTCTAGTTTGAGCAAGGTCTTAGCTACGAGGGAGAATGACTCACCTCCCCAGCAAAAACCTGCCGCGCCAATGGAATTCACACCCTTACTTTTTAGAGTGGCAATTACCAATTTTGCATTTTCATGTCCTTTGTCCTATAAGAGATTAACTGAGATTAAACTCGAAACTAGCTCATTAAAACACATGCATGAAGGCTGTCATCTGGTTCAAGTCATGTGTTTCGGTATTTATGAAATTACTCTAGATACTCACCGTGTTATGGAGTTTTTTCCATGCCTCTATATCAAAGCCAGGCCTGCTTAGATCAATCggatcaccataaaaaaaatcaggaactACTACGAAGAATCCAGCAGCTGCAACTTTGTCTGCAAGCTTCCTTCACATCAAGAACAATGAAACtacataattattttgatgagataAGTGATATCAGGGCAAGTATTCTTGTTGTGATGCCCCAAGTGCAACAGGGAGATGTTTTGGACAGTGAAGACAAATAAGCTCAACTCAGTATTATACTCGTAGAATATATAGAGGCTGTTCAGTTACGCACCTGTTCCTTGCCCCAAACTTGGGGTAGGACACTTGAGCAAGAACATAAGCATTGCAAAGCCAGATTTATTTCCTTCTATAATAGGTATACTTTGTGGAGGTTGAACATGAATTTTActgttaaaagttaaaactcaGAATTGGTTTTGTCCTTTGATCAATAACATGAAATGTTTTATCTGGATGGGCTATTTTTCCAATCAATAGATGATATCAATATGATAGTTATAGAACTCTGCTCTAAAATAACATTGTTACAGCATTGCTGCTttgaaaaaaacctaaaaaggtCAAATCATGTTCTGTCTCACTCAATTCAACTGATTTGCGGGTTAAATCATTAGGTCAATTAGATTTAATTAGATGAACTATCAActtaattcaatataaaatttacTTCATATGATTAGATGTTAGGACCTATTGAGCCAAATCAGGTTttataacaattatttaaataatatgattagaAAATAAAGGTGAGCGCTAATTGATTTTCCCTAGCCtcattttattttcccttttgaaTTGAATCTTAAAAATGGTCTGTTAAATAACAAAGTCAAGAGGCAATgaattgagattaaaaaacTGGCCATGGAAACACCAAACTTCATTCTAGCAAATGAGAGAATTATGTTACCTCAAATTCGGAGCTTCATAACCTGGAAAAATACGTTTAAAGATGAGATAACAGGCCGATCAGTATagtaattttctaaataaacacACTCTTTCACAGAGAATAGAAAGCCCATCTCAAAATCAAACCTAAGAAAGTGGAAATCAAGAAATAGAAAGAGGGGGGGGCGAAAGGCTTGGTGGGCTCTTACCAAAAGCATCGGCAATGAGAAGGATGGCTAGCTTGGAATCTGAAGCACCAGTAACATAGGTTTTAAGGCCACCAAGTTCTTGGACTGTCCCTGCGCCATAATCTGGAGTCAGTTTCGGTGGGTTCTCAAAACACTGAGGACTTGACATCTATCAACTGTTATACTAGCAGACTTCACGCTTGGAAATGGGGGAGACAAGGAGAATCAAGATGTTTTTACAAAAAGATAGTAGAAAGTTAAATCATGTAACATCATTACGCACGTCAAAGAGGGCTGCTCGACAGATACCATTGCTACCGTCACCTCTTATTGACATTGCTTTCGTCAAAGAGGGCTGCTAGACAGATACCATTActactattaaaaaaagaaattgcaaattgaatataatattttaattgcgttaaattgaaaaataatattgtctGATATcaaagaaatttgataaaataagaaattttgaaACTAAATTAATGGAGCTGAAGAGAGGTTTCCCCAAGTTTAATCACTAAATGAGTTATCTAAACAAAATTAGTATCCATAACTTCAAGTTAAGGTAGCAAACACTTTCTCCTAATTTAGTAATGTAGAGGGTGTTTGTtgtaatttttacttttatttttatgtattttttaaaagtatttttggattgaaaaaatattaaattaatattttttttagtattttttatgatattgatatattgatgttaaaaattttaaaaaaaatatgaaaacactcattttaatatatttttaaaattaagtttattttaaaaaacacaatccaTCAGCATCATTCAT is part of the Populus trichocarpa isolate Nisqually-1 chromosome 7, P.trichocarpa_v4.1, whole genome shotgun sequence genome and encodes:
- the LOC7485048 gene encoding endo-1,3;1,4-beta-D-glucanase, which translates into the protein MSSPQCFENPPKLTPDYGAGTVQELGGLKTYVTGASDSKLAILLIADAFGYEAPNLRKLADKVAAAGFFVVVPDFFYGDPIDLSRPGFDIEAWKKLHNTDKGHENAKLVIATLKSKGVNSIGAAGFCWGGNVAVKLASSNDIQAAVILHPGPLTIDEIREVKIPIAVLGAEIDHYSPPEQLKEFGEILSAKSQLASLLKIFPGVSHGWTVRYNVEDEPAVKSAEEAHRDMLHWFTKFVK